From the Solanum pennellii chromosome 4, SPENNV200 genome, one window contains:
- the LOC107018373 gene encoding succinate dehydrogenase subunit 5, mitochondrial-like, whose translation MEKMVLMRSLYRSICRRSTVFSATAAATTSAVNHQSLRHLHFSPQSFSASPRNAITECQHPFTMAMGSMRSFSEDVTHMPNIEDSEVKRAFKDLMAASWDELPHPVVYDAKNALSKTTDDKAGQEALANVFRAAEAVEEFTGILTSLKMEIDDAIGLSGEDVKPLSKEFSDALHTIFQRYNSYMSAFGPDEEYLRKKVEMELGTRMIHLKMRCSGLDAAWGKVTVLGTSGLAGSYVEQRA comes from the exons ATGGAGAAAATGGTGCTGATGCGATCTTTGTATCGATCGATATGCCGCAGATCTACGGTCTTCTCCGCCACTGCAGCCGCCACAACCTCCGCCGTCAACCACCAGTCCCTCCGCCACCTCCATTTCTCACCCCAGTCGTTCTCAGCTTCTCCGAGAAACGCTATTACTG aaTGTCAGCATCCTTTTACAATGGCAATGGGAAGCATGCGTTCTTTCAGTGAGGATGTAACTCACATGCCTAATATAGAAGATTCGGAGGTCAAACGCGCTTTTAAAGACTTGATGGCTGCAAGCTGGGATGAGCTCCCACATCCTGTCGTCTATGATGCAAAGAATGCACTGTCCAAAACTACTGATGACAAGGCTGGCCAGGAAGCTTTGGCGAATGTTTTCCGTGCTGCTGAGGCAGTTGAGGAGTTCACTGGGATTCTTACATCTCTGAAAATGGAAATCGATGATGCTATCGGTTTAAGTGGTGAA GATGTGAAGCCTTTGTCAAAAGAATTCTCTGATGCACTGCATACAATATTTCAACGCTACAACTCATACATGAGTGCTTTTGGGCCAGATGAGGAATATTTGAGGAAGAAAGTTGAGATGGAGCTGGGGACTAGGATGATACACTTAAAGATGCGATGCAGTGGCCTCGATGCTGCATGGGGAAAG GTTACGGTACTTGGGACTTCTGGACTTGCTGGTTCTTATGTTGAGCAAAGAGCATAG
- the LOC107017282 gene encoding uncharacterized protein LOC107017282 — MVLFSSNQEVSTNPSKRCKFFSTTLRDAFANCHIFKERHSSTQSLEEEDVIDDEEEVFVSIVISRYMESKCRKKAAIFSSEKFNWTLSTTAAGDLFISEKLMQQKEDSADEEDKEEREEFLSVGTRLSRCSSAISYEAFATAKTAFSRSSSLNRIEFQDFPRRSVIKEFSHCEGWPFGLSRKMLLLPPLPKSPADSWSWRKSARMINIH; from the exons ATGGTGTTGTTCTCTTCTAACCAAGAAGTATCAACAAATCCTTCTAAGAGATGCAAATTCTTCTCTACAACTCTGAGGGATGCATTTGctaattgtcatatttttaaagaaagacATTCTAGTACTCAAAGTTTAGAGGAAGAGGATGTCATAGATGATGAAGAGGAA GTGTTTGTGTCAATAGTGATAAGTAGATACATGGAGTCAAAATGCAGGAAAAAAGCAGCTATATTCTCAAGTGAAAAGTTCAACTGGACATTATCTACAACAGCAGCAGGGGATTTATTCATATCTGAAAAGCTAATGCAGCAAAAAGAGGACAGTGCAGATGAAGAAGATAAGGAAGAGAGGGAGGAGTTCTTATCTGTTGGGACTCGTCTTTCGCGATGCTCCAGTGCTATCAGCTATGAGGCATTTGCTACAGCTAAGACAGCATTTTCCAGGTCTTCAAGCTTGAACAGGATTGAGTTTCAAGATTTTCCGAGGCGTTCTGTTATTAAGGAATTCTCTCACTGTGAAGGATGGCCATTTGGTTTAAGCCGTAAAATGTTGTTACTTCCTCCTTTGCCAAAATCTCCAGCTGATTCTTGGTCATGGAGAAAGAGTGCTAGAATGATCAATATACACTAA
- the LOC107016021 gene encoding probable carboxylesterase 2, producing MDTSNEIVHDVFPYLQVYKNGTIKRLVGTEFTPATYDSQTNVTSKDVMVDPKSGISARIYRPNSITKSKKLPLVVYFHGGAFCISSVGDPKYHDSLNVFVSCANVVLVSVDYRLAPERPLPAAYDDSWFVLQWVAQHKLKQGSDVWLNEFVDFDNVFLAGDSAGANISHFMAIRANEGLGMKLSGMVMISPYFWGEEPIGIEIKDSLRKSMVDKWWEFVCPSNKGNNDPLINPFVDEAPNLEELGCDRVLVCVAELDILRDRGILYYQSLMKSQWKGKVEIFETKGEDHVFHIFNPNSEKALDLVKSWATFINEK from the exons atggacACATCCAATGAAATTGTGCATGATGTTTTTCCATATCTACAAGTGTACAAAAATGGAACAATCAAAAGACTTGTAGGTACTGAATTCACACCAGCAACCTATGATTCTCAAACTAATGTTACATCCAAAGATGTTATGGTAGATCCAAAATCAGGCATTTCTGCCAGAATTTATCGACCAAATTCGATAACAAAATCGAAAAAACTTCCTTTAGTTGTATACTTTCATGGTGGAGCATTTTGTATATCCTCTGTTGGTGATCCTAAGTACCATGATTCTCTTAATGTGTTTGTGTCTTGTGCTAATGTTGTTCTTGTCTCAGTTGATTATAGATTAGCTCCAGAACGTCCTCTTCCAGCAGCTTATGACGATTCTTGGTTTGTTCTTCAATGGGTGGctcaacataaattaaaacaaggGAGTGATGTTTGGTTGAATGAGTTTGTTGACTTTGATAATGTTTTCTTGGCAGGGGACAGTGCAG GTGCTAATATTTCACACTTCATGGCAATAAGAGCAAATGAGGGTTTAGGGATGAAGCTTAGTGGGATGGTTATGATTAGTCCATATTTTTGGGGAGAAGAGCCAATTGGGATAGAGATTAAAGATTCATTGAGAAAATCAATGGTAGATAAATGGTGGGAATTTGTTTGTCCATCAAATAAAGGAAATAATGATCCTTTGATCAATCCTTTTGTTGATGAAGCAccaaatcttgaagaattgGGTTGTGATAGAGTTCTTGTTTGTGTAGCAGAATTGGATATACTGAGAGACAGAGGAATATTGTACTATCAATCTTTGATGAAGAGTCAGTGGAAAGGAAAAGTTGAAATCTTTGAAACTAAAGGGGAAGATCatgtttttcatatatttaatccTAATAGTGAAAAAGCACTTGATTTGGTCAAATCTTGGGCTACTTTTATTAATGAAAAGTGA
- the LOC107018080 gene encoding 26S proteasome non-ATPase regulatory subunit 14 homolog, which translates to MSGMERLQRMFAGAGGALGHPPPDSPTLDSSEQVYISSLALLKMLKHGRAGVPMEVMGLMLGDFVDEYTVRVVDVFAMPQSGTGVSVEAVDHVFQTNMLDMLKQTGRPEMVVGWYHSHPGFGCWLSGVDINTQQSFEALNQRAVAVVVDPIQSVKGKVVIDAFRLINPQTMMLGQEPRQTTSNLGHLNKPSIQALIHGLNRHYYSIAINYRKNELEEKMLLNLHKKKWTDGLALQRFDAHSKTNEQTVQEMLSLAGKYNKAVQQEDELTPEKLAIANVGRQDAKKHLEEHVSDLMSSNIVQTLGTMLDTVIF; encoded by the exons ATGTCTGGAATGGAAAGATTGCAGCGGATGTTCGCCGGAGCTGGCGGCGCGTTGGGCCACCCGCCACCGGACTCTCCAACTCTGGACTCTTCTGAGCAAGTCTACATCTCTTCTCTTGCCCTCCTAAAGATGCTTAAACACG GGAGGGCTGGAGTTCCTATGGAGGTGATGGGATTGATGTTAGGGGATTTCGTCGATGAGTATACAGTGCGTGTAGTTGATGTGTTTGCAATGCCTCAGAGTGGTACTGGTGTGAGTGTTGAAGCTGTTGATCATGTTTTTCAAACCAATATGCTTGACATGCTCAAGCAAACTGGGAG ACCTGAGATGGTTGTTGGTTGGTATCACTCACATCCTGGATTTGGCTGCTGGCTTTCTGGTGTTGACATCAATACACAGCAG AGTTTTGAAGCACTGAATCAACGAGCAGTGGCTGTGGTGGTGGATCCTATTCAGAGTGTTAAAGGGAAGGTGGTAATTGATGCCTTTCGCTTGATCAATCCCCAAACTATGATGCTTGGCCAAGAGCCACGTCAGACAACATCAAATCTGGGACATCTGAACAAACCATCTATTCAA GCATTGATCCATGGTTTGAACAGACACTACTACTCAATAGCCATAAACTACAGAAAGAATGAACTTGAAGAGAAGATGCTACTGAATCTTCACAAGAAGAAATGGACAGATGGACTTGCACTCCAGCGTTTTGATGCTCATTCCAAAACCAATGAGCAGACAGTTCAG GAGATGTTAAGTCTTGCTGGCAAGTATAATAAAGCAGTGCAGCAAGAGGATGAGTTGACCCCAGAAAAGCTAGCTATTGCAAATGTAGGAAGGCAAGATGCAAAGAAGCATCTTGAAGAACATGTCTCTGATTTGATGTCTTCAAACATTGTCCAGACATTGGGAACCATGCTCGACACTGTTATCTTCTGA
- the LOC107016177 gene encoding patatin-like protein 2: MSSSSSSKLQSPINGKFITILSIDGGGIRGLIPATILEYLESQLQELDGKDARLADYFDIITGTSTGGLVTAMLTAPNKDNRPLFAAKDIKPFYLEHGPNIFPQNNMILIGSMIKGWKFLTGPKYNGKYLRRVIKEKLGETKLHETLTNVVIPTFDIKNMQPTIFSTFEAKKHSIMNAKLSDICIGTSAAPTYLPAHNFQTQNEDGKFHEFNLIDGAIAANNPTLIAINEATKQIFERTPYFKNFKEMKPTNYGKFLVLSIGTGSAKLEHKYDAKIASNWGIFGWLTGGGSNPIIDAFADASDDMVDYHISVIFQSVDSQKHYLRIQDDTLSGADSTVDISTKENMNKLVEIGTNVLKKPVSRVNLQTGLFEQCKKDGGTNEEALKEFAKLLSEEKKIRNFKSSPTDES; encoded by the exons atgtcatCATCTAGTTCATCCAAGTTGCAATCTCCAATTAATGGTAAATTCATCACAATTCTCAGTATCGATGGAGGTGGCATTAGAGGATTAATTCCTGCAACTATTCTCGAATATCTTGAATCTCAACTCCAG GAATTGGATGGTAAGGATGCTAGACTCGCAGATTATTTCGATATAATTACAGGAACAAGCACGGGTGGCCTTGTTACCGCTATGCTAACAGCTCCAAACAAAGACAATCGTCCTCTATTTGCTGCTAAGGATATAAAGCCTTTTTATCTTGAGCATGGACCTAACATATTCCCACaaaataatat GATACTGATTGGATCAATGATAAAGGGATGGAAGTTTTTAACAGGACCAAAGTATAACGGGAAGTATCTTCGTCGAGTTATAAAAGAGAAATTAGGGGAGACTAAATTGCATGAGACTTTGACTAATGTTGTTATTCCAACTTTTGATATCAAAAATATGCAACCTACAATTTTCTCTACTTTTGAG GCAAAAAAACATTCAATAATGAATGCTAAGCTTTCCGATATATGCATTGGAACATCTGCTGCTCCGACATATCTTCCAGCACATAATTTTCAGACCCAAAACGAAGATGGCAAATTTCATGAGTTCAATCTTATTGATGGTGCTATCGCTGCTAACAATCCg ACCTTAATTGCTATAAATGAAGCGACCAAACAAATATTCGAACGAACcccatatttcaaaaatttcaaggaAATGAAGCCCACTAATTATGGGAAATTTTTGGTTCTCTCTATTGGGACTGGATCAGCAAAATTGGAACATAAATATGATGCAAAAATTGCCTCAAATTGGGGTATTTTTGGATGGCTAACTGGTGGAGGCTCAAATCCAATTATTGATGCATTTGCTGATGCTAGTGATGATATGGTTGATTATCATATTTCTGTTATTTTTCAATCCGTTGATTCTCAAAAACATTATCTTCGTATTCAG GATGATACATTAAGTGGAGCAGACTCCACTGTTGACATATCAACCAAAGAAAACATGAACAAATTGGTTGAAATTGGTACAAATGTATTGAAGAAACCAGTTTCAAGGGTAAATCTACAAACAGGCCTATTTGAACAATGCAAAAAAGATGGTGGCACAAATGAAGAAGCTTTGAAAGA GTTTGCAAAGTTGCtttctgaagaaaaaaaaatcagaaatttcaaatcatCTCCTACCGATGAATCGTAG